The following are from one region of the Staphylococcus schleiferi genome:
- the fabF gene encoding beta-ketoacyl-ACP synthase II: MTKKHRVVVTGLGALSPIGNDVPSMWDSALKGVNGIDKITRIDTEPYQVHIGGELKDFNVEDFIPKKEARKMARFTQYAIVAAREALQDSGLTIDEKNADRVGVWIGSGIGGMETFEQAYDQLKARGPRRVSPFFVPMLIPDMASGQVSIDTGAKGPNGATVTACATATNSIGEAFKFIERGDADAMIAGGTEAPITHMAIAGFSASRALTTNDDIETACRPFQEGRDGFVMGEGAGILILESLESAQARGARIYAELVGYGATGDAYHITAPGPEGEGGSRAMEAAIQDAGIQPQDIQYLNAHGTSTPVGDLSEIQAVKNTFGDAAKSLKISSTKSMTGHLLGATGGIEAIFSILSIRDGKIAPTIHAVSPDAEIDLDITPNEAVDHEIEYAMSNSLGFGGHNAVLIFKKYSE, from the coding sequence ATGACAAAAAAACATCGTGTTGTAGTTACAGGCCTTGGTGCCTTGTCACCTATTGGAAATGATGTCCCATCAATGTGGGACAGCGCCCTGAAAGGCGTAAATGGTATCGATAAAATCACTAGAATTGATACAGAACCTTATCAAGTGCATATTGGTGGAGAATTAAAAGATTTTAACGTAGAAGATTTTATTCCTAAAAAAGAAGCACGTAAAATGGCACGTTTTACACAATATGCAATTGTAGCGGCGCGTGAAGCATTACAAGATTCTGGTTTAACAATTGATGAAAAGAATGCAGATCGTGTAGGTGTATGGATTGGTTCTGGTATTGGTGGTATGGAAACTTTTGAACAAGCCTACGATCAATTAAAAGCACGTGGTCCACGTCGTGTGAGTCCATTTTTTGTACCGATGTTAATTCCGGATATGGCTTCTGGTCAAGTTTCAATAGATACAGGCGCAAAAGGACCAAATGGTGCCACTGTTACAGCCTGTGCGACAGCAACAAACTCTATCGGTGAAGCTTTTAAATTTATCGAGCGCGGTGACGCTGATGCAATGATTGCTGGTGGAACAGAAGCACCAATCACACATATGGCTATTGCTGGATTTAGTGCGAGTCGAGCGTTAACAACGAATGATGATATTGAAACAGCTTGTCGACCTTTCCAAGAAGGCCGCGATGGCTTTGTAATGGGTGAAGGTGCAGGGATTTTAATACTTGAATCACTTGAGTCAGCACAAGCGCGTGGTGCTCGAATCTATGCTGAGCTTGTTGGTTACGGTGCTACTGGAGATGCATATCATATTACTGCACCGGGGCCAGAAGGTGAAGGCGGTTCTCGTGCAATGGAAGCAGCGATTCAAGATGCAGGCATTCAACCTCAAGATATTCAATACTTGAATGCACACGGGACAAGTACCCCTGTTGGTGACTTATCTGAAATCCAAGCTGTTAAAAACACATTTGGTGACGCTGCAAAATCACTGAAAATCAGTTCGACGAAATCAATGACAGGTCATCTTTTAGGTGCAACAGGCGGTATTGAAGCGATTTTCTCAATTTTATCAATTCGTGATGGTAAAATTGCGCCGACAATTCACGCTGTATCACCGGATGCTGAAATTGATTTAGATATTACGCCAAATGAAGCTGTAGATCATGAAATTGAATACGCGATGAGTAATAGCCTTGGCTTTGGCGGTCATAACGCAGTACTCATTTTCAAAAAATATAGCGAATAA
- a CDS encoding beta-ketoacyl-ACP synthase III has protein sequence MNVGIKGFGAYAPDRVVDNAYFESYLDTSDEWISQMTGIKERRWANEDQDTSDLAYEASVRAIKDAGINAQDIDMVIVATSTGDHRFPTVANMLQQRLGLNKVASMDQLAACSGFMYGIVTARSFVLSGEYQNVLVVGADKLSKITDLNDRSTAILFGDGAGAVIIGEVSGNRGILSYELGSDGIGGKYLYQDQETNFIRMNGREVFKFAVRVMGESSQRAVEKAHLNAEDINMFIPHQANIRIMESARQRLDLPKEKMSVSVDKYGNTSAASIPLSVKQELENGRIKDDDIVVFVGFGGGLTWGSIVLRWGK, from the coding sequence ATGAATGTAGGTATTAAAGGATTTGGCGCTTATGCACCTGATCGAGTAGTTGATAATGCATATTTTGAATCGTACCTAGATACATCTGATGAATGGATTTCTCAAATGACTGGGATTAAAGAACGTAGATGGGCTAATGAAGATCAAGATACTTCTGATTTAGCTTACGAGGCAAGTGTGAGGGCGATTAAAGATGCAGGTATCAATGCGCAAGATATAGACATGGTTATTGTTGCAACATCTACAGGCGATCACCGATTCCCAACAGTAGCAAATATGTTACAACAACGTTTAGGATTAAATAAAGTGGCTTCTATGGATCAATTAGCAGCATGTTCTGGATTCATGTACGGTATTGTGACGGCACGTTCGTTCGTACTTTCTGGAGAATATCAAAATGTACTTGTTGTGGGTGCAGACAAACTCTCTAAAATTACTGATTTAAACGACCGTTCGACAGCTATTTTATTTGGTGACGGTGCTGGAGCAGTTATTATTGGCGAAGTATCCGGAAATCGTGGTATTCTGAGCTATGAATTAGGCTCTGATGGCATTGGAGGAAAATACCTCTATCAAGACCAAGAGACGAATTTTATCCGTATGAATGGGCGTGAAGTTTTTAAATTTGCTGTACGCGTAATGGGAGAATCCTCACAACGCGCAGTTGAAAAAGCACATTTGAATGCGGAAGATATCAATATGTTTATACCACATCAAGCAAACATTCGCATTATGGAATCAGCGCGTCAGCGTTTGGATTTGCCAAAAGAAAAAATGAGTGTCTCAGTTGATAAATACGGGAATACTTCTGCAGCGTCTATTCCGCTCAGTGTGAAGCAGGAATTAGAAAATGGACGTATTAAAGATGATGATATTGTTGTATTTGTTGGATTTGGTGGCGGACTCACTTGGGGTTCGATTGTACTCAGATGGGGTAAATAA
- a CDS encoding DUF2929 family protein yields MKYFITLIWAILLLEMVNFVLNSLNGGGPINLITPIFLAVVMVIVIALLDVAGRPNHDSH; encoded by the coding sequence ATGAAATACTTCATCACATTGATTTGGGCTATTTTACTTTTAGAAATGGTCAATTTTGTTTTAAATAGTCTTAATGGTGGAGGGCCAATTAACCTTATCACACCAATTTTTCTTGCTGTAGTTATGGTTATTGTGATTGCACTCTTGGATGTCGCTGGTAGACCGAACCACGATTCGCATTAG